AAATAACATTTTTATGAATCTATTTATAATTAACttgttaaataatatttttataaatattattttaatattaatttctttcACTCATATAATTGGTTGGAGTATATATTTATGATTATAAATTTATTTCGATATTATAAATATTACTATAAATTTTGTGACGTGCATATACTGAAACTTAGAGTTTTATGTTACTAACAGTTTGGTGATTGATGGCACGCCACAGGGAGTGCTACCAATCCAAGAACAATTACGACAATTCAAAACATTAATAGAAGAAAAAGCGATAAATAGAAGTGTAGTCGAGAGGTCTCTTTTCTTTTTGGAGTCGGGATCTAATGACATATTCAATTACTTCCTTCCATTGGATACCCCGAAACTGGATCCAGACGCCTACGTAGAGGCCATGATCAAAGAAGTAACCAACCTAACTGACCAAATTTACAAAGTGGGTGCTCGCAGAATTGTTGTGTTTTCACTAGGTCCAGTTGGGTGCGTTCCAGCAAGAGACCTCTTGCCTGCTGCCCCTATCAACCGCTGCTATGGAAAGATGAATGCAATGGTCAAGAAATACAATAAGGCATTGGAGAGCTTGGTAAATGATATCTCCACAAGGCACCCTGGTGCCATTGGTGTTTATGGCGCAGTTTATGACACTGTACATCACATCCGTGCAGCTCCAACTCGCTATGGTATGATTTTTATGTAAGCATATGGATTTATAAATGCTATGTATAATAACACGTTTGATTGAGCAGGTTTCTCTAACGTGAATAGCGCCTGCTGTGGAGATGGACCTCTGGGAGGGCAGGTGCAATGCGGTAAGGAAGGATATAAAATTTGTCAAAATCCTCAAGGGTTCTTGTTCTGGGATTACTTCCATCCAACCCAACCCACCTATGAACTTATCTCCAAAGCTTTATGGGAGGGTAAAAAATCTCGAATTAGGCCTATTAATCTAAAGACTCTAACCAATCTTACCCTCGCGCTTGTTTAATGTTAtttcttatatatttattaattggtCTTAATTCTTTTCTCCTTGTTTCCTTATTATTCATACAAGGTTTTTAAGCTCAAGTATTACAACTTTGCTTTCCAAAATATTTAAGAGGTGTACTAGCTTTCCTTATTATTCGTCTAATAAGGGAAGATATTGTTGTTGTAATACAACCAAAACAGTTAATTGCAGCATATATCAAACTATGATACTCATTTTAAATGGATTcccaaactttaaaatattttaattgcatTGTCAAATTGGTCTCTCCATTATTAAAGTCGTTAAATAACACGTCATATATTAAGTagctaaatttaaaataattttttaaaaaaataatacattgcaatataacttttaaaagtaaaaataaaaataaagtaatattGAAGAAAGAGAGAGTGGATGATAAAGCAGCCGTAAAAGCATCGAAAACTTCaaaaccaagatttttacaacatccattttaacaaaaaaaatttctTACATTTTTCATCTTAGATTATGTCGTATAAAATCCGATatatcatttaatgattaaattaacgCTTCTAGTAACGAAAGGACATGATTGATAGAACACTGGTAGTTTAAACACTACAACAATTTGATTATTTGTGGCATCTAAAATATTgtcataaaaaattaatttaatatcactATTTGTATTCGGAAAACGACGAATTGTATTTGATGACACAAAATTCATCGTCACCACATTCAACATGTTAGGTGTGTGATCCACTATTTTagagcaccaaaaatattatatccctataaaataataaaaagaatagtataagggaagtaggtTCAAATCCTCAAGGACTGGATTTGCACAACTTCTTGTTCCTCGAGATCTCG
This window of the Gossypium arboreum isolate Shixiya-1 chromosome 12, ASM2569848v2, whole genome shotgun sequence genome carries:
- the LOC108478671 gene encoding GDSL esterase/lipase 6 encodes the protein MEKKNLYTHLLILLVLINLSSSLNVPAIFIFGDSVFDAGNNHFIKNCSVQADFPPYGSTFFHHPTGRFTDGRTVADFISQFIGIGLQQPYLEAQIAMMNGSRKEYPSNGLNFASAGSGVLQGTNKDWGVLPIQEQLRQFKTLIEEKAINRSVVERSLFFLESGSNDIFNYFLPLDTPKLDPDAYVEAMIKEVTNLTDQIYKVGARRIVVFSLGPVGCVPARDLLPAAPINRCYGKMNAMVKKYNKALESLVNDISTRHPGAIGVYGAVYDTVHHIRAAPTRYGFSNVNSACCGDGPLGGQVQCGKEGYKICQNPQGFLFWDYFHPTQPTYELISKALWEGKKSRIRPINLKTLTNLTLALV